In one Streptomyces venezuelae genomic region, the following are encoded:
- a CDS encoding ABC transporter permease translates to MPEPKPKPREATRPQGEHDVKGLAFRDEGEAELEAPPAVLGAKQPRRVTWQKLTFLPAVLAIVLLATWWWFQQADLDSISKNALANGNVWLRLRQHIQLTAISTFFVLIIAIPLGILLTRRRLRKGAPVAMAVANIGQATPAIGLLALLVIWLGIGEKAALIGIIIYAVLPVLSNTIAGLKANDPTLIEAARGIGMSPLGVLSKVELPLAVPLILAGVRTALVLNVGTATLATFGGGGGLGDLITTGMTNQRMPVLMLGSILTIALALLVDWLASLAELVLRPRGLEVDA, encoded by the coding sequence ATCCCGGAACCCAAGCCGAAGCCGCGGGAGGCGACCCGGCCCCAGGGCGAGCACGACGTCAAGGGGCTCGCCTTCCGCGACGAGGGCGAGGCCGAACTCGAGGCGCCGCCCGCGGTGCTCGGCGCGAAGCAGCCGCGCCGGGTCACCTGGCAGAAGCTGACGTTCCTGCCGGCCGTGCTCGCGATCGTCCTGCTGGCGACGTGGTGGTGGTTCCAGCAGGCCGACCTCGACTCGATCTCCAAGAACGCGCTGGCGAACGGCAACGTGTGGCTGAGGCTGCGCCAGCACATCCAGCTGACCGCCATCTCGACCTTCTTCGTCCTGATCATCGCCATCCCCCTCGGCATCCTGCTGACCCGCAGGAGGCTGCGGAAAGGCGCGCCGGTCGCGATGGCGGTGGCCAACATCGGCCAGGCGACCCCGGCGATCGGCCTGCTCGCGCTCCTGGTCATCTGGCTGGGCATCGGCGAGAAGGCGGCGCTGATCGGCATCATCATCTACGCCGTCCTGCCGGTCCTCTCCAACACGATCGCGGGCCTGAAGGCGAACGACCCGACCCTGATCGAGGCGGCCCGCGGCATCGGCATGTCGCCGCTCGGCGTCCTGTCGAAGGTCGAACTCCCCCTGGCCGTACCGCTGATCCTGGCGGGTGTGCGCACGGCTCTCGTCCTCAACGTGGGCACGGCGACGCTCGCCACGTTCGGCGGGGGCGGCGGCCTGGGCGACCTGATCACGACGGGCATGACCAACCAGCGCATGCCGGTCCTCATGCTCGGTTCGATCCTGACGATCGCGCTGGCGCTCCTGGTGGACTGGCTGGCATCCCTGGCCGAACTGGTCCTGCGCCCGAGGGGCCTGGAGGTGGACGCATGA
- a CDS encoding DinB family protein translates to MPGTDTKSPDERADLLEALDHHRTMLRRTARDLTDEQAGLRTTASELCIGGIIKHVTSVERVWAAFIQDGRAAFGDFTAMTDEDVAQRADEFRMLPGETLAGVLAAYEKVASRTDELVRSLPDLDVSHLLPEAPWWEPGGSWTARRVLLHVISETAQHSGHADIIRESLDGALTMA, encoded by the coding sequence ATGCCCGGAACCGACACCAAGAGCCCCGACGAGCGCGCCGACCTGCTGGAGGCGTTGGACCACCACCGGACGATGCTCCGCCGCACCGCCCGCGACCTCACCGACGAGCAGGCCGGCCTGCGCACCACCGCCAGCGAGCTGTGCATCGGCGGCATCATCAAGCACGTCACCTCGGTGGAGCGGGTGTGGGCCGCGTTCATCCAGGACGGCCGGGCCGCCTTCGGTGACTTCACCGCCATGACCGACGAGGACGTGGCGCAGCGCGCGGACGAGTTCCGCATGCTGCCGGGCGAGACACTGGCGGGCGTCCTCGCCGCGTACGAGAAGGTGGCCTCGCGTACCGACGAGTTGGTGCGCTCACTCCCCGACCTCGACGTCTCGCACCTCCTGCCCGAGGCCCCCTGGTGGGAGCCCGGCGGTTCGTGGACGGCCCGCCGCGTCCTGCTGCACGTCATCAGTGAGACCGCGCAGCACTCGGGGCACGCCGACATCATCCGCGAGTCCCTCGACGGCGCCCTCACCATGGCCTGA
- a CDS encoding DUF397 domain-containing protein: MIGNTSARDATGLEWFKSSYSSGNEGDSCVEVALEWFKSSYSSSSNGEDCVEIATTPAHIHIRDSKTPRSPHLTLTASTWSAFITYASQDSEA; this comes from the coding sequence ATGATCGGCAATACCTCTGCCCGGGACGCCACCGGACTGGAGTGGTTCAAGAGCAGCTACAGCAGTGGCAACGAAGGGGACTCGTGCGTGGAGGTCGCCCTGGAGTGGTTCAAGAGCAGCTACAGCAGCAGCAGTAACGGGGAGGACTGCGTCGAGATAGCCACCACCCCCGCCCACATCCACATCCGCGACTCAAAGACCCCCCGCTCCCCCCACCTCACCCTCACCGCCTCCACCTGGTCCGCCTTCATCACGTACGCCTCACAGGACTCAGAGGCGTAA
- a CDS encoding ABC transporter permease translates to MNFWDYLGNRHQQLLTDAFQHASAVFQCMVVATLMGVLIGVLTYRSEWAGNLATTTTSTILTVPSLAMIGLLIPIVGLGVAPTVIALTLYGLLPIVRNAIVGLRGVDPSLIDAAKGIGMSRVARLFRVELPIAWPPILTGIRVSTQMLMGIAAIAAYASGPGLGNEIFRGIGSLGSKNALNQVLAGTLGIIVLALLFDAAYVLIGRLTIPRGIRV, encoded by the coding sequence GTGAATTTCTGGGACTACCTCGGCAACCGCCACCAGCAACTGCTGACGGACGCGTTTCAGCACGCGAGCGCCGTCTTCCAGTGCATGGTCGTCGCCACCCTCATGGGCGTACTGATCGGCGTCCTCACGTACCGCAGCGAATGGGCGGGGAACCTCGCCACGACCACCACGTCCACCATCCTCACCGTGCCGTCGCTCGCCATGATCGGTCTGCTGATCCCGATCGTCGGGCTCGGTGTCGCGCCGACCGTCATCGCGCTGACCCTGTACGGGCTGCTCCCGATCGTGCGCAACGCCATCGTCGGTCTGCGCGGCGTCGACCCGTCGCTGATCGACGCCGCCAAGGGCATCGGCATGTCGCGCGTCGCCCGGCTGTTCCGGGTGGAGCTGCCGATCGCCTGGCCGCCGATCCTCACCGGCATCCGCGTCTCCACGCAGATGCTGATGGGCATCGCGGCCATCGCCGCGTACGCGTCGGGACCGGGGCTCGGCAACGAGATCTTCCGCGGCATCGGCTCGCTCGGCAGCAAGAACGCGCTCAACCAGGTGCTCGCGGGCACGCTCGGGATCATCGTCCTCGCGCTGCTCTTCGACGCCGCGTACGTCCTGATCGGCAGGCTGACCATCCCGAGGGGGATCCGTGTCTGA
- a CDS encoding betaine/proline/choline family ABC transporter ATP-binding protein (Members of the family are the ATP-binding subunit of ABC transporters for substrates such as betaine, L-proline or other amino acids, choline, carnitine, etc. The substrate specificity is best determined from the substrate-binding subunit, rather than this subunit, as it interacts with the permease subunit and not with substrate directly.) has protein sequence MPNGGATAEGAGRTTATTTSGATIELENLTKRYPGSSEPAVDSVNMEIKAGEIVIFVGPSGCGKSTTLKMINRLIEPTGGRIRINGEDVTDIDPVKLRRKVGYAIQSSGLFPHMTVAQNIALVPKMVGWGKSKIKSRVEEMLDLVGLDPAEFHDRYPRQLSGGQQQRVGVARALAADPPVLLMDEPFGAVDPITRDHLQDELIRLQHELHKTIVFVTHDFDEAIKLGDRIAVLRERSHIAQFDTPEAILTNPADDFVSGFVGAGAALKRLNLTRVRDVEIADIPTVTVDDPLQDIFDKLRGGTTNELLLLDKRGRPYKWLRRGDLMRAKGSLARAGTLVHDTVTRDATLRDALEAVLTDNAGRVAVTGRRGEYTGVVDMETLMNSVHEMLEADRLEAVEHQHELEEQRARLTQHEQEGYGGEAKA, from the coding sequence GTGCCGAACGGGGGCGCGACCGCCGAGGGCGCGGGGCGGACCACCGCCACCACCACCTCCGGAGCGACGATCGAGCTGGAGAACCTCACCAAGCGCTACCCGGGCAGCAGCGAGCCCGCCGTGGACAGCGTGAACATGGAGATCAAGGCGGGCGAGATCGTCATCTTCGTGGGCCCGTCCGGCTGCGGGAAGTCGACGACCCTGAAGATGATCAACCGCCTCATCGAGCCGACGGGCGGCCGCATCCGCATCAACGGCGAGGACGTCACCGACATCGACCCGGTGAAGCTGCGCCGCAAGGTCGGGTACGCGATCCAGTCCTCCGGGCTCTTCCCGCACATGACCGTCGCGCAGAACATCGCGCTCGTGCCGAAGATGGTCGGCTGGGGCAAGTCGAAGATCAAGTCGCGGGTGGAGGAGATGCTGGACCTTGTCGGGCTCGACCCGGCCGAGTTCCACGACCGCTACCCGCGCCAGCTCTCCGGCGGCCAGCAGCAACGCGTGGGCGTGGCACGCGCGCTGGCCGCCGACCCGCCCGTCCTCCTCATGGACGAGCCGTTCGGCGCGGTCGACCCGATCACCCGTGACCACCTCCAGGACGAGCTGATCCGGCTCCAGCACGAGCTGCACAAGACGATCGTCTTCGTCACGCACGACTTCGACGAGGCCATCAAGCTCGGCGACCGCATCGCGGTCCTGCGCGAACGCTCGCACATCGCGCAGTTCGACACCCCGGAAGCCATCCTCACCAACCCGGCCGACGACTTCGTGTCGGGCTTCGTGGGCGCGGGCGCGGCGCTGAAGCGCCTCAACCTCACCCGCGTACGGGACGTGGAGATCGCCGACATCCCGACGGTGACCGTCGACGACCCGCTCCAGGACATCTTCGACAAGCTGCGCGGCGGCACCACCAACGAACTCCTCCTGCTCGACAAGCGCGGCCGCCCCTACAAGTGGCTGCGCCGCGGCGACCTGATGCGCGCCAAGGGCTCCCTGGCCCGCGCGGGCACCCTCGTCCACGACACGGTGACCCGCGACGCCACCCTGCGCGACGCGCTGGAGGCCGTCCTCACGGACAACGCGGGCCGGGTCGCGGTGACCGGGCGGCGCGGCGAGTACACGGGCGTCGTCGACATGGAGACGCTGATGAACTCCGTCCACGAGATGCTGGAGGCCGACCGCCTCGAAGCCGTGGAGCACCAGCACGAACTGGAGGAGCAGCGGGCCCGGTTGACCCAGCACGAGCAGGAGGGTTACGGCGGGGAGGCGAAGGCGTGA
- a CDS encoding glycine betaine ABC transporter substrate-binding protein, with the protein MRNLRITARTTVVAAVGGALLAACGLTSGSPMVDDVKPGSIGKGLPLKGVDLTVTSKEFTEQLILGAIMGIAFEAAGADVLDRTGIQGSIGAREAVKGGDADAMYEYTGTAWITYQGNTKPITDPQKQWQAVRDADLKNGVTWLEPATLNNTYALAMNESNAATYKTKTLSDVAALSKSDSKAVTLCVESEFASREDGLPGMQKAYGMKVPSSNITKMDTGIIYTQASKGSCVYGEVFTTDGRIKAMDLTTMEDDKHFFPNYNAAPEINSKSLKEHPEMAEVLAPITKKLNNKVARDLNSKVDVEGQDPHEVAKDWLIEEGFVKE; encoded by the coding sequence ATGAGGAACCTCAGGATCACCGCGCGCACGACCGTGGTCGCCGCCGTGGGCGGAGCGCTGCTCGCCGCCTGCGGTCTCACCAGCGGCAGCCCGATGGTGGACGACGTGAAACCCGGCTCCATCGGCAAGGGCCTCCCCTTGAAGGGCGTCGATCTGACCGTCACCTCCAAGGAGTTCACCGAGCAGCTCATCCTGGGCGCGATCATGGGCATCGCGTTCGAGGCGGCGGGCGCGGACGTGCTCGACCGCACGGGCATCCAGGGCTCGATCGGCGCGCGCGAGGCCGTGAAGGGCGGCGACGCCGACGCGATGTACGAGTACACGGGCACGGCGTGGATCACCTACCAGGGCAATACCAAGCCGATCACGGACCCGCAAAAGCAGTGGCAGGCCGTGCGGGACGCGGACCTGAAGAACGGCGTGACGTGGCTGGAGCCGGCCACGCTCAACAATACGTACGCCCTGGCGATGAATGAGAGCAACGCGGCCACGTACAAGACCAAGACGCTCTCGGACGTGGCGGCGCTGTCGAAGTCGGACTCGAAGGCCGTGACGCTGTGCGTGGAGAGCGAGTTCGCGTCGCGGGAGGACGGGCTGCCCGGCATGCAGAAGGCGTACGGGATGAAGGTCCCCTCCTCCAACATCACCAAGATGGACACCGGGATCATCTACACGCAGGCGTCGAAGGGGTCCTGCGTGTACGGGGAGGTCTTCACGACGGACGGCCGCATCAAGGCGATGGACCTGACGACGATGGAGGACGACAAGCACTTCTTCCCCAACTACAACGCGGCTCCTGAGATCAACAGCAAGTCGCTGAAGGAGCATCCGGAGATGGCGGAGGTGCTGGCCCCCATCACGAAGAAGCTGAACAACAAGGTGGCGCGGGACCTGAACTCCAAGGTGGACGTGGAGGGGCAGGACCCGCACGAGGTGGCGAAGGACTGGTTGATCGAGGAAGGGTTCGTCAAGGAGTAG
- a CDS encoding Lrp/AsnC family transcriptional regulator, whose translation MAIDHLDGRLIVLLAREPRIGVLEASRRLGVARGTVQARMDRLQSNGVIRGFGPEVDPSALGYPVTAFATLEIKQGQGADVRAHLASVAEVLELHTITGHGDMLCRLVARSNADLQRVIDRVVGFDGIVRASTAIVMENPVPLRIIPLVEQASEDP comes from the coding sequence ATGGCGATCGATCATCTGGACGGCAGACTCATCGTGCTCCTGGCGCGGGAGCCGCGTATCGGGGTTCTTGAGGCGTCCCGCAGGCTCGGGGTCGCGCGCGGCACGGTGCAGGCGCGGATGGACCGGCTTCAGTCCAATGGAGTCATCCGCGGCTTCGGCCCGGAGGTGGACCCCTCGGCGCTGGGCTACCCGGTGACGGCCTTCGCGACGCTGGAGATCAAACAGGGCCAGGGGGCGGACGTACGGGCCCATTTGGCGTCCGTCGCCGAGGTGCTCGAACTGCACACCATCACCGGTCACGGCGATATGCTCTGCCGCCTCGTGGCCCGGTCGAACGCGGATCTCCAACGTGTGATCGACCGGGTCGTGGGCTTTGATGGCATCGTCCGGGCTTCCACGGCGATCGTCATGGAAAACCCCGTTCCGCTGCGGATCATCCCGCTGGTGGAGCAGGCGTCCGAAGACCCCTGA
- a CDS encoding helix-turn-helix domain-containing protein: MEERNDGVDEPGWDVDPEDEISSVVEMVGNQLKLRREVAGMSVAQFAVAIGYGEDLVRKVERGARIPRPEYLDKVDEVVGAGGFVSAMKKEMREARYPKRVRELAKLEERAAEVAVYASHGVHGLLQTEEHSRVVFRARQPAYSQEEVERFVTARMARQSIFGREPAPSLSFVQEEAALRRPIGGTMVWRQQLERLLEVGELPHVTLQVMPIDCEAHPGLDGDIEVLKFGDGTAVGRSDGAFNGRPVTEPKQLRILELRYGIIRAQALTPRETRTFVERVLGET; encoded by the coding sequence GTGGAAGAACGTAACGACGGTGTGGACGAGCCGGGTTGGGACGTCGACCCGGAGGACGAGATCAGCTCCGTGGTCGAGATGGTCGGCAATCAGCTGAAGCTGCGGAGGGAGGTGGCGGGGATGTCGGTCGCCCAGTTCGCGGTGGCGATCGGGTACGGGGAGGACTTGGTCCGGAAAGTCGAGCGCGGGGCGCGCATCCCCCGCCCGGAGTACCTGGACAAGGTGGATGAGGTGGTGGGGGCGGGTGGCTTCGTCTCCGCGATGAAGAAGGAGATGCGGGAGGCCCGGTATCCGAAGCGGGTGCGGGAGTTGGCCAAGTTGGAGGAGCGGGCGGCCGAGGTCGCGGTGTACGCGAGCCACGGTGTGCACGGGCTCTTGCAAACGGAGGAGCACTCGCGGGTCGTGTTCCGGGCTCGGCAGCCTGCGTACTCGCAGGAAGAGGTCGAGCGGTTCGTGACCGCACGGATGGCCCGGCAGTCCATCTTTGGCCGGGAGCCCGCTCCCAGCCTCAGCTTCGTGCAGGAAGAGGCTGCGCTGAGGCGGCCTATCGGAGGCACAATGGTCTGGCGCCAACAGCTCGAACGCCTATTGGAGGTCGGGGAATTGCCGCACGTGACGCTGCAGGTGATGCCCATCGACTGCGAGGCCCACCCTGGCCTCGACGGTGACATCGAGGTGTTGAAGTTCGGGGACGGGACAGCGGTCGGACGGTCCGACGGAGCGTTCAATGGCCGCCCGGTCACGGAACCCAAGCAGCTCCGCATCCTCGAACTGCGGTATGGCATCATCCGGGCCCAAGCTCTCACGCCACGGGAGACTCGGACCTTCGTTGAGCGAGTGCTGGGAGAAACATGA
- the hppD gene encoding 4-hydroxyphenylpyruvate dioxygenase, giving the protein MTETTTHTTPDTAREADPFPVKGMDAVVFAVGNAKQAAHYYSTAFGMKLVAYSGPENGSRETASYVLTNGGARFVFTSVIKPSTDWGHFLTSHVAEHGDGVVDLAIEVPDARAAYAYAVEQGARGITEPYEVKDENGKVVLAAIATYGKTRHTLVERTDYDGPYLPGFEAANPIVEPPAKRTFQAIDHCVGNVELGKMNEWVGFYNKVMGFTNMKEFVGDDIATEYSALMSKVVADGTLKVKFPINEPAIAKKKSQIDEYLEFYGGAGVQHIALATNDIVETVRTMRAAGVQFLDTPDSYYDTLGEWAGETRVPVETLRELKILVDRDEDGYLLQIFTKPVQDRPTVFFEMIERHGSMGFGKGNFKALFEAIEREQEKRGNL; this is encoded by the coding sequence ATGACTGAGACCACCACCCACACCACACCCGACACCGCGCGCGAGGCCGACCCCTTCCCGGTCAAGGGAATGGACGCGGTCGTCTTCGCCGTGGGCAACGCCAAGCAGGCGGCGCACTACTACTCCACGGCCTTCGGCATGAAGCTGGTCGCCTACTCCGGACCGGAGAACGGCAGCCGCGAGACCGCGAGCTACGTCCTCACGAACGGCGGTGCGCGCTTCGTCTTCACCTCCGTCATCAAGCCCTCCACGGACTGGGGCCACTTCCTCACCTCCCACGTGGCCGAGCACGGCGACGGCGTCGTCGACCTCGCCATCGAGGTGCCGGACGCGCGTGCCGCGTACGCCTACGCCGTCGAGCAGGGCGCACGGGGCATCACGGAGCCCTACGAGGTCAAGGACGAGAACGGCAAGGTCGTCCTCGCCGCCATCGCCACGTACGGCAAGACCCGCCACACCCTGGTGGAGCGCACCGACTACGACGGCCCGTATCTGCCCGGATTCGAGGCCGCGAACCCGATCGTCGAGCCCCCGGCCAAGCGGACCTTCCAGGCGATCGACCACTGCGTCGGCAATGTCGAGCTCGGCAAGATGAACGAGTGGGTCGGCTTCTACAACAAGGTCATGGGCTTCACGAACATGAAGGAGTTCGTGGGCGACGACATCGCGACCGAGTACAGCGCGCTGATGTCGAAGGTGGTCGCGGACGGCACGCTCAAGGTCAAGTTCCCGATCAACGAGCCCGCCATCGCCAAGAAGAAGTCGCAGATCGACGAGTACCTGGAGTTCTACGGCGGCGCGGGCGTCCAGCACATCGCGCTCGCCACGAACGACATCGTGGAGACCGTCCGCACGATGCGCGCGGCTGGCGTCCAGTTCCTGGACACCCCCGACTCGTACTACGACACCCTCGGCGAGTGGGCCGGCGAGACCCGCGTCCCCGTCGAGACCCTGCGCGAGCTGAAGATCCTCGTCGACCGCGACGAGGACGGCTACCTGCTGCAGATCTTCACCAAGCCGGTCCAGGACCGCCCGACCGTCTTCTTCGAGATGATCGAGCGCCACGGCTCGATGGGCTTCGGCAAGGGCAACTTCAAGGCGCTCTTCGAGGCGATCGAGCGCGAGCAGGAGAAGCGCGGCAACCTGTAG
- a CDS encoding tetratricopeptide repeat protein, which produces MRPSVKRVLIGSVAGSVVLGGVLVLLPADGGGKAKPPALGPAGRAMAAVGTGAPAALPDLAALIGEREAQVRAHPGDEQSWAVLGSAYVARGVRTADFADFPKADRALNTSLRAKPEGNPEALTGLAALANARRDFRSARKWGELAVKQAPKRWTAYPALIDAYSGLGDAKGVGRALESLQELGSGSAVLARSGQVYRDRGWREDANAALTDAAALAVAPAAKAAALNRVAELAWERGEPTVALRHYDAALAADAGHHPSMAGRGRALAALGRSSEALLAYRSALTKHPLPEYALELGELYESLRLVPAAHAQYDALRTLVKQERTRGINKERLLGLFEADHGDADAAVGRLTAEYKRHGSPETADALGWALHRSGESEAGLKLVTKAMDKGPRSALFAFHRGSIERELQYYGAARRHLNEALRINPYFSPLAVPEAERALEALGEPPEGGPAEVYAPEPVRQVSRPAPRLRTPARAQPRTQPRTQPSQRQSAPSATRTAPAR; this is translated from the coding sequence ATGAGGCCTTCGGTGAAGCGTGTGCTGATCGGCTCCGTGGCGGGGAGCGTGGTGCTCGGCGGTGTGCTGGTGCTGCTGCCTGCGGACGGCGGCGGGAAGGCGAAGCCGCCCGCGCTCGGTCCGGCCGGACGGGCGATGGCGGCCGTGGGGACGGGGGCTCCGGCGGCGCTGCCCGATCTGGCGGCGCTCATCGGCGAGCGCGAGGCGCAGGTGCGGGCGCACCCCGGGGACGAGCAGTCGTGGGCGGTGCTCGGCTCCGCCTATGTGGCGCGGGGCGTGCGGACCGCGGACTTCGCGGACTTCCCGAAGGCGGACCGTGCGCTGAACACGTCCCTGCGGGCGAAGCCGGAGGGCAACCCGGAGGCCCTGACGGGGCTTGCCGCGCTCGCCAACGCCCGCCGCGACTTCCGTTCGGCCCGCAAGTGGGGCGAGCTCGCGGTGAAGCAGGCGCCGAAGCGGTGGACGGCGTATCCGGCGCTGATCGACGCGTACAGCGGGCTCGGCGACGCGAAGGGCGTGGGCCGGGCCCTGGAGTCCTTGCAGGAGCTGGGTTCGGGCAGTGCGGTCCTCGCACGGTCCGGGCAGGTCTACCGCGACCGGGGCTGGCGCGAGGACGCGAACGCCGCGCTCACGGACGCGGCGGCGCTCGCCGTGGCGCCGGCGGCGAAGGCGGCGGCGCTGAACCGGGTCGCGGAGCTTGCGTGGGAGCGGGGCGAGCCGACGGTGGCGCTGCGCCACTACGACGCGGCGCTCGCCGCCGACGCCGGGCACCACCCGTCGATGGCGGGCCGGGGCCGCGCGCTCGCCGCGCTCGGCCGCTCCTCGGAGGCGCTGCTCGCCTACCGCTCCGCGCTCACGAAGCACCCGCTGCCTGAATACGCCCTGGAACTGGGCGAGTTGTACGAGTCGTTGCGACTCGTTCCGGCGGCACATGCCCAGTACGACGCACTGCGCACGCTGGTGAAGCAGGAAAGAACCCGCGGCATCAACAAGGAACGCCTCCTCGGCCTCTTCGAGGCGGACCACGGTGACGCCGACGCGGCGGTGGGGCGGCTGACCGCGGAGTACAAGCGGCACGGCAGTCCCGAGACGGCGGACGCGCTGGGCTGGGCGCTGCACCGGTCCGGGGAGAGCGAGGCCGGCCTGAAGCTCGTGACGAAGGCGATGGACAAGGGCCCGCGCAGCGCCCTGTTCGCCTTCCACCGGGGTTCGATCGAGCGGGAGTTGCAGTACTACGGCGCGGCTCGTCGTCACCTGAACGAGGCGCTGCGCATCAATCCGTACTTCTCGCCGCTCGCCGTGCCCGAGGCCGAGCGGGCGCTTGAGGCGCTGGGTGAGCCGCCCGAGGGCGGGCCCGCCGAGGTGTACGCACCGGAGCCCGTGCGGCAGGTCAGCCGGCCTGCCCCGCGCCTCCGGACCCCGGCCCGCGCTCAGCCGCGTACGCAGCCACGCACACAGCCGTCGCAGCGGCAGAGCGCCCCCAGCGCGACGCGGACCGCCCCCGCGCGCTGA
- a CDS encoding ATP-binding protein, translating into MNQEISTRAQAPTPTHQFTILLSATRRGARLARLLTREQLRCWRRPSEEAEQIVAELANNAVLHGHVPGRSFRLGLLLSAANTLRIEVTDARADRSPPLHPRRPSPKEESGRGLLLVEALADRWGTDLGTLPPSPCKTIWAEIDVPQST; encoded by the coding sequence GTGAACCAAGAAATCTCCACCCGGGCCCAAGCCCCCACACCCACACACCAGTTCACGATCCTGCTCTCGGCGACGAGAAGAGGCGCGCGGCTGGCCCGGCTCCTGACGAGGGAGCAACTTCGCTGCTGGCGGCGGCCGTCCGAGGAGGCGGAGCAGATCGTCGCCGAGCTGGCGAACAACGCCGTGCTGCACGGGCACGTGCCGGGCCGGAGCTTCCGGCTGGGGCTACTGCTCAGCGCGGCGAACACGCTGCGTATCGAGGTGACGGACGCGCGGGCGGACCGCAGCCCGCCCCTGCACCCCCGCAGGCCCTCGCCGAAGGAGGAGTCCGGGCGGGGCCTGCTACTGGTCGAAGCCCTTGCGGACCGCTGGGGCACGGACCTGGGTACGTTGCCGCCGAGCCCCTGCAAAACGATCTGGGCGGAGATCGACGTACCGCAGTCGACGTAG